The Pseudopipra pipra isolate bDixPip1 chromosome 6, bDixPip1.hap1, whole genome shotgun sequence genome includes a region encoding these proteins:
- the PYGL gene encoding glycogen phosphorylase, liver form, with protein MSRPLSDQERRKQISIRGIVGAENVAELKRGFNRHLHFTLVKDRNVATPRDYYFALAHTVRDHLVGRWIRTQQYYYEKDPKRIYYLSLEFYMGRTLQNTMINLGLQNACDEAVYQLGLDMEELEEIEEDAGLGNGGLGRLAACFLDSMATLGLAAYGYGIRYEYGIFNQKIRDGWQVEEADDWLRHGNPWEKARPEYMLPVHFYGRVELSDTGAKWIDTQVVLALPYDTPVPGYMNNTVNTMRLWSARAPNDFNLRDFNVGDYIQAVLDRNLAENISRVLYPNDNFFEGKELRLKQEYFVVAATLQDIIRRFKASKFGSTDTVRTVFDSFPDQVAIQLNDTHPAMAIPELMRIFVDIEKLPWDKAWDLTRRTFAYTNHTVLPEALERWPVDLVEKLLPRHLQIIYEINQRHLDHIASLFPDDVERLRRMSLIEEGGSKRINMAHLCIVGSHAVNGVAKIHSEIVKTQVFEDFAELEPEKFQNKTNGITPRRWLLLCNPGLAELIAEKIGEDYVRDLSQLTKLHEFVDDDLFIREVAKVKQENKVKFALYLEKEYKVKINPSSMFDVHVKRIHEYKRQLMNCLHIITMYNRIRRDPVKLFVPRTVIIGGKAAPGYHMAKMIIKLINAVAQVVNNDPMVGSKLKVIFLENYRVSLAEKVIPATDLSEQISTAGTEASGTGNMKFMLNGALTIGTMDGANVEMAEEAGEENLFIFGMRVEDVTELDKKGYDAQLYYDRLPELKQAVDQIKSGFFSPNEPNLFDDIINMLFHHDRFKVFADYEAYVKCQEKVSELYLNSKAWTKMVIRNIAAAGKFSSDRTIKEYARDIWHVEPSDLKIPPPNEPRDAAQDKTPNGTAA; from the exons ATGTCGCGGCCGCTGTCGGACCAGGAGCGGCGGAAGCAGATCAGCATCCGCGGCATCGTGGGCGCCGAGAACGTGGCCGAGCTCAAGCGGGGCTTCAACCGGCACCTGCACTTCACCCTGGTCAAGGACCGCAATGTGGCCACCCCACGCGACTACTACTTCGCCCTGGCCCACACCGTGCGCGACCACCTGGTGGGGCGCTGGATCCGCACCCAGCAGTACTACTACGAGAAGGATCCCAAG AGGATTTACTACCTCTCCCTGGAGTTCTACATGGGGCGGACGCTGCAGAACACCATGATTAACCTGGGGCTGCAGAACGCCTGCGACGAGGCCGTGTACCAG CTCGGCCTGGACATGGAAGAGCTGGAGGAAATCGAGGAGGATGCCGGTCTTGGCAACGGGGGTCTCGGCAGGCTGGCTG CCTGCTTCCTGGACTCCATGGCCACGCTGGGGCTGGCAGCCTATGGCTACGGCATCCGCTACGAGTACGGCATCTTCAACCAGAAGATCCGGGATGGGTGGCAG GTGGAGGAAGCCGATGACTGGCTCCGGCACGGCAATCCCTGGGAGAAGGCCCGTCCCGAGTACATGCTGCCCGTGCACTTCTACGGCCGCGTGGAGCTCTCGGACACCGGCGCCAAGTGGATCGACACCCAG GtggtgctggcactgccctACGACACCCCCGTGCCCGGGTACATGAACAACACCGTCAACACCATGCGCCTGTGGTCGGCCCGGGCCCCCAACGACTTCAACCTGCGCGACT TCAACGTTGGAGACTACATCCAGGCCGTGCTGGACAGAAACCTGGCGGAGAACATCTCCCGTGTCCTCTATCCCAATGACAAC TTCTTtgaggggaaggagctgaggctGAAGCAGGAGTACTTTGTGGTGGCTGCCACCCTCCAGGACATCATCCGCCGCTTCAAAGCGTCCAAATTCGGGAGCACAGACACCGTCCGAACCGTGTTTGACTCCTTCCCCGACCAG GTTGCCATCCAGCTGAACGACACACACCCCGCCATGGCCATCCCTGAGCTGATGAGGATTTTCGTGGACATCGAGAAGCTGCCGTGGGATAAG GCCTGGGACCTCACCAGAAGGACCTTCGCCTACACCAACCACACGGTGCTTCCCGAGGCCCTGGAGCGCTGGCCCGTGGACCTGGTGGAGAAGCTGCTCCCCAGGCACCTGCAGATCATCTATGAGATCAACCAGAGACACCTGGAC CACATCGCATCCCTCTTCCCTGACGACGTGGAGCGGCTGCGGAGGATGTCCCTGATCGAGGAGGGGGGCAGCAAGAGGATCAACATGGCCCATCTCTGCATCGTGGGCTCCCACGCCGTCAACGGCGTGGCCAAGATCCACTCCGAGATCGTCAAGACTCAAGT CTTCGAGGACTTCGCAGAGCTGGAGCCGGAGAAGTTTCAGAACAAGACCAACGGGATCACCCCCCGGCGTTGGCTCCTGCTCTGCAACCCGGGGCTGGCGGAGCTCATCGCGGAG AAAATCGGGGAGGACTATGTGAGGGACCTGAGCCAGCTGACCAAGCTGCACGAGTTCGTGGACGACGACCTGTTCATCCGGGAGGTGGCCAAAGTGAAGCAG GAGAACAAGGTGAAGTTCGCGCTGTACCTGGAGAAGGAGTACAAGGTGAAGATCAACCCTTCCTCCATGTTCGACGTGCACGTGAAGAGGATCCACGAGTACAAGCGGCAGCTGATGAACTGCCTGCACATCATCACCATGTACAACC gAATCAGGAGGGATCCTGTGAAGCTGTTTGTGCCGAGGACGGTGATCATTGGGGGCAAG GCTGCCCCAGGATACCACATGGCCAAAATGATCATCAAGCTCATTAACGCTGTGGCTCAGGTGGTGAACAACGACCCCATGGTGGGGAGCAAGCTGAAGGTCATCTTCCTGGAAAACTACAGGGTCTCCCTGGCAGAGAAAG TGATCCCTGCGACCGACCTGTCGGAGCAGATCTCCACGGCGGGCACTGAGGCGTCGGGCACGGGGAACATGAAGTTCATGCTGAACGGGGCCCTGACCATCGGCACCATGGACGGAGCCAACGTGGAAATGGCCGAGGAGGCCGGGGAGGAAAACCTGTTCATCTTCGGCATGAGGGTGGAGGACGTCACGGAGCTGGACAAGAAAGG GTACGACGCCCAGCTCTACTACGACCGGCTCCCCGAGCTGAAACAAGCCGTGGACCAGATTAAGAGCGGCTTCTTCTCCCCCAACGAGCCCAACCTCTTCGACGACATCATCAACATGCTCTTCCACCACGACCG GTTTAAAGTCTTCGCAGACTACGAGGCTTATGTGAAGTGCCAGGAGAAGGTCAGCGAGCTGTACCTG AACTCCAAGGCCTGGACCAAGATGGTCATCAGGAACATCGCGGCGGCCGGCAAGTTTTCCAGCGACCGCACCATCAAGGAGTACGCCCGGGACATCTGGCACGTGGAGCCCTCCGACCTGAAGATCCCACCGCCCAACGAGCCCCGGGACGCGGCCCAGGACAAGACCCCCAACGGCACAGCGGCGTAG
- the ABHD12B gene encoding protein ABHD12B has protein sequence MRRRGGDRDGDSGDSGDSGRAEGRAGAARQQRGRRSWLPCLGTLLLGMLLIYISVPFLIRLFPSVLTKFVYLNFLAFPFFADFRRPELLVNNTISLHLTTEPGVTVGIWHTVPGSRAAEARGQDRRWYEEALADAHPVIIYLHGNGGTRAARHRVQFLKTMGAADFHILALDYRGYGDSTGHPTESGFTTDVLALYDWAKARSGNSSILFWGHSLGTGIATNAARKLQEERGVQVDAVVLESPYTNIREAAAHIPITKIYRQFPGFGYLILDSLARADMFFSSDENVKVLACPLLILHAEDDGVVPPHLGRKLYETAHSAYKDKTKVKFITFPKKLGLGHDYISFNPELPALVKDFLNMK, from the exons AtgcggcggcgcggcggcgaCAGGGACGGCGACAGCGGCGACAGCGGCGACAGCGGCCGGGCGGAGGGCAGGGCCGGCGCGGCCCGGCAGCAGCG GGGCCGACGTTCCTGGCTCCCCTGCCTGGGGACCCTCCTCCTGGGAATGCTCCTCATCTACATCTCCGTGCCCTTCCTCATCCGCCTCTTCCCCAGCGTGCTCACCAAATTTGTCTACCTGAACTTCC TGGCCTTCCCCTTCTTCGCGGACTTTCGGCGGCCGGAGCTGCTGGTGAACAACAccatcagcctgcacctcaCCACCGAGCCGGGCGTCACCGTTGGCATCTG GCACACGGTGCCGGGCAGCAGAGCGGCCGAGGCGCGGGGCCAGGACCGGCGCTGGTACGAGGAGGCACTTGCTGATGCTCACCCCGTGATCATCTACCTGCACGGCAATGGAGGCACCAG GGCTGCGCGTCACCGTGTCCAGTTCCTGAAG ACGATGGGGGCTGCTGACTTCCACATCCTGGCTCTGGACTACAGAG GCTATGGGGACTCCACTGGACACCCCACGGAGAGCGGCTTCACCACGGATGTCCTGGCACTCTACGACTGGGCGAAAGCACGGAGTGGGAACAGCAGCATCCTCTTCTGGGGACACTCCCTGGGGACAGG GATTGCCACAAATGCAGCAAGGAAACTGCAGGAGGAGCGAG GGGTCCAGGTTGATGCCGTTGTCCTGGAGTCTCCCTACACCAACATCCGAGAGGCAGCTGCCCACATCCCCATCACCAAG ATCTACCGCCAGTTCCCGGGTTTTGGGTACCTCATCCTGGACTCGCTGGCTCGGGCTGACATGTTCTTCAGCAGCGATGAGAA CGTGAAGGTGCTGGCCTGTCCCCTCCTCATCCTGCATGCAGAAGATGATGGTGTTGTGCCTCCACACCTGGGACGCAAG ctctATGAGACAGCTCACAGCGCCTACAAGGACAAAACCAAAGTGAAGTTCATTACCTTTCCCAAAAAGTTGGGCTTGGGCCACGACTACATCTCGTTCAACCCggagctgccagccctggtGAA AGACTTTTTGAACATGAAGTGA